One Neovison vison isolate M4711 chromosome 2, ASM_NN_V1, whole genome shotgun sequence genomic window carries:
- the INTS11 gene encoding integrator complex subunit 11 isoform X2 produces the protein MLDCGMHMGFNDDRRFPDFSYITRNGRLTDFLDCVIISHFHLDHCGALPYFSEMVGYDGPIYMTHPTQAICPILLEDYRKIAVDKKGEANFFTSQMIKDCMKKVVAVHLHQTVQVDDELEIKAYYAGHVLGAAMFQIKVGSESVVYTGDYNMTPDRHLGAAWIDKCRPNLLITESTYATTIRDSKRCRERDFLKKVHEAVERGGKVLIPVFALGRAQELCILLETFWERMNLKAPIYFSTGLTEKANHYYKLFITWTNQKIRKTFVQRNMFEFKHIKAFDRAFADNPGPMVVFATPGMLHAGQSLQIFRKWAGNEKNMVIMPGYCVQGTVGHKILSGQRKLEMEGRQVLEVKMQVEYMSFSAHADAKGIMQLVGQAEPESVLLVHGEAKKMEFLKQKIEQELRVSCYMPANGETVTLPTSPSIPVGVSLGLLKREMAQGLLPDAKKPRLLHGTLIMKDSNFRLVSSEQALKELGLAEHQLRFTCRVHLHDPRKEQETALRVYSHLKSVLKDHCVQHLPDGSVTVESILIQAAAHSEDPGTKVLLVSWTYQDEELGSYLTSLLKKGLPQAPS, from the exons ATGCTGGACTGCGGAATGCACATGGGCTTCAATGACGAC AGGCGCTTCCCTGACTTCTCCTACATCACCCGCAATGGCCGGCTGACCGACTTTCTGGACTGTGTGATCATCAG CCATTTCCACCTGGACCACTGTGGGGCCCTCCCCTACTTCAGCGAGATGGTGGGCTATGACGGGCCCATCTACATGACCCACCCCACCCAGGCCATCTGCCCCATCCTGCTGGAGGACTACCGCAAGATTGCTGTGGACAAGAAGGGCGAGGCTAACTTCTTCACGTCCCAGATGATCAAAGACTGTATGAAGAAGGTGGTAGCTGTCCACCTCCACCAGACGGTCCAG GTGGATGACGAACTTGAAATCAAGGCCTACTATGCAGGCCACGTGCTGGGGGCAGCCATGTTCCAGATCAAAGTGGGCTCAGAGTCTGTGGTCTACACG GGCGATTATAATATGACCCCGGACCGGCATTTGGG CGCTGCCTGGATTGACAAGTGCCGTCCCAACCTGCTCATCACAGAATCGACCTACGCCACGACGATCCGGGACTCCAAACGCTGCCGGGAGCGGGACTTTCTGAAGAAAGTCCACGAAGCCGTGGAACGTGGCGGGAAG GTGCTGATCCCTGTCTTTGCCCTGGGCCGCGCTCAGGAGCTGTGCATCCTGCTGGAGACCTTCTG GGAGCGCATGAACCTGAAGGCCCCCATTTACTTCTCCACGGGCCTGACGGAGAAGGCCAACCACTACTACAAGCTCTTCATAACCTGGACCAACCAGAAGATCCGTAAGACTTTTGTCCAGAGGAACATGTTTGAATTTAAGCACATCAAAGCCTTCGACCGAGCATTTGCTGACAACCCGGGTCCGATG gtgGTGTTCGCCACACCAGGCATGCTGCACGCTGGCCAGTCGCTGCAGATCTTCCGGAAGTGGGCAGGGAATGAGAAGAACATG GTCATCATGCCTGGCTACTGCGTGCAAGGCACCGTGGGCCATAAGATCCTCAGCGGGCAGCGCAAGCTGGAGATGGAGGGGCGGCAGGTG CTGGAGGTCAAGATGCAGGTGGAGTACATGTCCTTCAGCGCCCACGCAGATGCCAAGGGCATCATGCAGCTGGTGGGCCAGGCAGAGCCCGAGAGCGTGCTCCTGGTGCACGGGGAGGCCAAGAAGATGGAGTTCCTGAAGCAGAAGATCGAGCAGGAACTCC GGGTCAGCTGCTACATGCCGGCCAACGGTGAGACGGTGACGCTGCCCACAAGCCCCAGCATCCCCGTGGGCGTCTCGCTGGGGCTGCTGAAGCGGGAGATGGCGCAGG gGCTGCTTCCTGACGCCAAAAAGCCCCGGCTCCTGCATGGCACCCTGATCATGAAGGACAGC AACTTCCGGCTCGTGTCCTCAGAGCAGGCCCTCAAGGAGCTGGGCCTGGCTGAGCACCAGCTGCGCTTCACCTGCCGCGTGCACCTGCACGACCCTCGGAAGGAGCAGGAGACAGCCCTGCGGGTCTACAGCCACCTGAAGAG CGTCCTCAAGGACCACTGCGTGCAGCACCTTCCCGATGGGTCCGTGACTGTGGAATCCATCCTCATCCAGGCTGCTGCCCACTCAGAGGACCCAGGCACCAAGGTGCTGCTGGTGTCCTGGACCTACCAG GATGAAGAGCTGGGCAGTTACCTCACGTCACTGCTCAAGAAGGGcctcccccaggcccccagctga
- the INTS11 gene encoding integrator complex subunit 11 isoform X1: MPEIRVTPLGAGQDVGRSCILVSIAGKNVMLDCGMHMGFNDDRRFPDFSYITRNGRLTDFLDCVIISHFHLDHCGALPYFSEMVGYDGPIYMTHPTQAICPILLEDYRKIAVDKKGEANFFTSQMIKDCMKKVVAVHLHQTVQVDDELEIKAYYAGHVLGAAMFQIKVGSESVVYTGDYNMTPDRHLGAAWIDKCRPNLLITESTYATTIRDSKRCRERDFLKKVHEAVERGGKVLIPVFALGRAQELCILLETFWERMNLKAPIYFSTGLTEKANHYYKLFITWTNQKIRKTFVQRNMFEFKHIKAFDRAFADNPGPMVVFATPGMLHAGQSLQIFRKWAGNEKNMVIMPGYCVQGTVGHKILSGQRKLEMEGRQVLEVKMQVEYMSFSAHADAKGIMQLVGQAEPESVLLVHGEAKKMEFLKQKIEQELRVSCYMPANGETVTLPTSPSIPVGVSLGLLKREMAQGLLPDAKKPRLLHGTLIMKDSNFRLVSSEQALKELGLAEHQLRFTCRVHLHDPRKEQETALRVYSHLKSVLKDHCVQHLPDGSVTVESILIQAAAHSEDPGTKVLLVSWTYQDEELGSYLTSLLKKGLPQAPS; this comes from the exons GGGCCGGCCAGGATGTGGGCCGGAGCTGCATCCTGGTCTCCATCGCAGGCAAGAACGTCATGCTGGACTGCGGAATGCACATGGGCTTCAATGACGAC AGGCGCTTCCCTGACTTCTCCTACATCACCCGCAATGGCCGGCTGACCGACTTTCTGGACTGTGTGATCATCAG CCATTTCCACCTGGACCACTGTGGGGCCCTCCCCTACTTCAGCGAGATGGTGGGCTATGACGGGCCCATCTACATGACCCACCCCACCCAGGCCATCTGCCCCATCCTGCTGGAGGACTACCGCAAGATTGCTGTGGACAAGAAGGGCGAGGCTAACTTCTTCACGTCCCAGATGATCAAAGACTGTATGAAGAAGGTGGTAGCTGTCCACCTCCACCAGACGGTCCAG GTGGATGACGAACTTGAAATCAAGGCCTACTATGCAGGCCACGTGCTGGGGGCAGCCATGTTCCAGATCAAAGTGGGCTCAGAGTCTGTGGTCTACACG GGCGATTATAATATGACCCCGGACCGGCATTTGGG CGCTGCCTGGATTGACAAGTGCCGTCCCAACCTGCTCATCACAGAATCGACCTACGCCACGACGATCCGGGACTCCAAACGCTGCCGGGAGCGGGACTTTCTGAAGAAAGTCCACGAAGCCGTGGAACGTGGCGGGAAG GTGCTGATCCCTGTCTTTGCCCTGGGCCGCGCTCAGGAGCTGTGCATCCTGCTGGAGACCTTCTG GGAGCGCATGAACCTGAAGGCCCCCATTTACTTCTCCACGGGCCTGACGGAGAAGGCCAACCACTACTACAAGCTCTTCATAACCTGGACCAACCAGAAGATCCGTAAGACTTTTGTCCAGAGGAACATGTTTGAATTTAAGCACATCAAAGCCTTCGACCGAGCATTTGCTGACAACCCGGGTCCGATG gtgGTGTTCGCCACACCAGGCATGCTGCACGCTGGCCAGTCGCTGCAGATCTTCCGGAAGTGGGCAGGGAATGAGAAGAACATG GTCATCATGCCTGGCTACTGCGTGCAAGGCACCGTGGGCCATAAGATCCTCAGCGGGCAGCGCAAGCTGGAGATGGAGGGGCGGCAGGTG CTGGAGGTCAAGATGCAGGTGGAGTACATGTCCTTCAGCGCCCACGCAGATGCCAAGGGCATCATGCAGCTGGTGGGCCAGGCAGAGCCCGAGAGCGTGCTCCTGGTGCACGGGGAGGCCAAGAAGATGGAGTTCCTGAAGCAGAAGATCGAGCAGGAACTCC GGGTCAGCTGCTACATGCCGGCCAACGGTGAGACGGTGACGCTGCCCACAAGCCCCAGCATCCCCGTGGGCGTCTCGCTGGGGCTGCTGAAGCGGGAGATGGCGCAGG gGCTGCTTCCTGACGCCAAAAAGCCCCGGCTCCTGCATGGCACCCTGATCATGAAGGACAGC AACTTCCGGCTCGTGTCCTCAGAGCAGGCCCTCAAGGAGCTGGGCCTGGCTGAGCACCAGCTGCGCTTCACCTGCCGCGTGCACCTGCACGACCCTCGGAAGGAGCAGGAGACAGCCCTGCGGGTCTACAGCCACCTGAAGAG CGTCCTCAAGGACCACTGCGTGCAGCACCTTCCCGATGGGTCCGTGACTGTGGAATCCATCCTCATCCAGGCTGCTGCCCACTCAGAGGACCCAGGCACCAAGGTGCTGCTGGTGTCCTGGACCTACCAG GATGAAGAGCTGGGCAGTTACCTCACGTCACTGCTCAAGAAGGGcctcccccaggcccccagctga
- the PUSL1 gene encoding tRNA pseudouridine synthase-like 1 isoform X2 yields MGAAAGSGTARYLVYFQYLGTEFNGVAAVRGSQRAVGVQNYLEAALSPQEAAKRLNSVVPVKFTISSRTDAGVHALCNAAHLDVQRRSGQPPFSPEVLAEALNAHLRHPAIRVLQAFRVPGDFHARHAAISRTYLYRLVTGCPRHDHLSVFERDRCWALQADCLDVDAMQEAAQHLLGTHDFSAFQSAGSPAMSSVRTLRRASVAPDPGSPFILPQENRLQFWNLEFESQSFLYKQVRRMTAVLVAVGLGTLMPAQVKVILESRDPLGRHQARVAPAHGLFLKSVLYRSLGGNPTSVQQESEEAPGWPKNPHLETRNPKARGLE; encoded by the exons ATGGGCGCTGCAGCAGGCTCGGGGACGGCGCGCTACCTCGTGTACTTCCAGTACTTGGGCACGGAATTTAA CGGGGTCGCGGCCGTCAGGGGCTCCCAGCGCGCCGTCGGGGTCCAGAACTACCTGGAG gcTGCTCTGTCCCCGCAGGAGGCTGCAAAGCGGCTGAATTCGGTGGTGCCGGTCAAGTTCACTATCTCCAGCCGCACGGATGCCGGGGTCCACGCCCTGTGCAACGCGGCTCACCTGGACGTCCAGCGCCGCTCAGgccaaccccccttctccccagagGTCCTGGCAGAGGCTCTCAACGCCCACCTGAGGCACCCGGCCATACG GGTACTGCAAGCTTTCCGAGTACCCGGTGACTTCCATGCCCGCCATGCAGCCATATCCAGGACCTACCTGTACCGTCTGGTCACTGGCTGCCCCCGGCATGACCACCTGTCCGTGTTTGAGCGGGACCGGTGCTGGGCACTGCAGGCAGA CTGCTTGGATGTGGACGCCATGCAGGAGGCCGCCCAGCACCTCCTGGGGACGCATGACTTCAGTGCCTTCCAGTCAGCGGGCAGCCCTGCCATGAGCTCGGTGCGCACGCTGCGTCGGGCCTCCGTGGCCCCTGACCCAGGCAGCCCCTTCATCCTCCCCCAGGAGAACAG GTTGCAGTTCTGGAACCTGGAGTTTGAGAGCCAGTCCTTCCTGTACAAGCAG GTGCGGAGAATGACAGCTGTGTtggtggctgtggggctgggGACTTTGATGCCTGCTCAGGTGAAGGTGATCCTGGAAAGCCGGGACCCCCTGGGCAGGCACCAGGCACGTGTGGCCCCGGCCCATGGCTTATTCCTCAAGTCCGTGCTATACAGGAGCCTTG GTGGGAATCCAacctctgttcagcaggaaagTGAGGAAGCCCCAGGTTGGCCAAAGAATCCCCACCTGGAGACCAGAAACCCAAAAGCAAGAGGCCTGGAGTAA
- the PUSL1 gene encoding tRNA pseudouridine synthase-like 1 isoform X1, whose translation MGAAAGSGTARYLVYFQYLGTEFNGVAAVRGSQRAVGVQNYLEEAAKRLNSVVPVKFTISSRTDAGVHALCNAAHLDVQRRSGQPPFSPEVLAEALNAHLRHPAIRVLQAFRVPGDFHARHAAISRTYLYRLVTGCPRHDHLSVFERDRCWALQADCLDVDAMQEAAQHLLGTHDFSAFQSAGSPAMSSVRTLRRASVAPDPGSPFILPQENRLQFWNLEFESQSFLYKQVRRMTAVLVAVGLGTLMPAQVKVILESRDPLGRHQARVAPAHGLFLKSVLYRSLGGNPTSVQQESEEAPGWPKNPHLETRNPKARGLEACRTEATDNPQISRLRSGRPGHTALPPALAPLCTPHGPPAPHLPGHPGLLRVNCRQKVCASRRAQPRSRWFRFYWK comes from the exons ATGGGCGCTGCAGCAGGCTCGGGGACGGCGCGCTACCTCGTGTACTTCCAGTACTTGGGCACGGAATTTAA CGGGGTCGCGGCCGTCAGGGGCTCCCAGCGCGCCGTCGGGGTCCAGAACTACCTGGAG GAGGCTGCAAAGCGGCTGAATTCGGTGGTGCCGGTCAAGTTCACTATCTCCAGCCGCACGGATGCCGGGGTCCACGCCCTGTGCAACGCGGCTCACCTGGACGTCCAGCGCCGCTCAGgccaaccccccttctccccagagGTCCTGGCAGAGGCTCTCAACGCCCACCTGAGGCACCCGGCCATACG GGTACTGCAAGCTTTCCGAGTACCCGGTGACTTCCATGCCCGCCATGCAGCCATATCCAGGACCTACCTGTACCGTCTGGTCACTGGCTGCCCCCGGCATGACCACCTGTCCGTGTTTGAGCGGGACCGGTGCTGGGCACTGCAGGCAGA CTGCTTGGATGTGGACGCCATGCAGGAGGCCGCCCAGCACCTCCTGGGGACGCATGACTTCAGTGCCTTCCAGTCAGCGGGCAGCCCTGCCATGAGCTCGGTGCGCACGCTGCGTCGGGCCTCCGTGGCCCCTGACCCAGGCAGCCCCTTCATCCTCCCCCAGGAGAACAG GTTGCAGTTCTGGAACCTGGAGTTTGAGAGCCAGTCCTTCCTGTACAAGCAG GTGCGGAGAATGACAGCTGTGTtggtggctgtggggctgggGACTTTGATGCCTGCTCAGGTGAAGGTGATCCTGGAAAGCCGGGACCCCCTGGGCAGGCACCAGGCACGTGTGGCCCCGGCCCATGGCTTATTCCTCAAGTCCGTGCTATACAGGAGCCTTG GTGGGAATCCAacctctgttcagcaggaaagTGAGGAAGCCCCAGGTTGGCCAAAGAATCCCCACCTGGAGACCAGAAACCCAAAAGCAAGAGGCCTGGA GGCTTGCCGCACGGAAGCCACAGATAACCCGCAGATTTCACGGCTGAGGTCAGGACGGCCCGGACACACAGCCTTGCCGCCGGCCCTTGCCCCGCTCTGCACGCCACATGGGCCTCCGGCACCCCACCTCCCTGGGCACCCCGGGCTGCTGCGGGTGAACTGCAGGCAAAAGGTTTGCGCATCAAGAAGGGCACAGCCACGCAGCCGCTGGTTCCGTTTTTACTGGAAATGA